A window of the Pungitius pungitius chromosome 3, fPunPun2.1, whole genome shotgun sequence genome harbors these coding sequences:
- the dscamb gene encoding cell adhesion molecule DSCAM isoform X1 encodes MWILAFIFFQSILNVFSEDLHSSLYFVHASLQEVVFASTTGTSVPCPAGGAPLSSLRWYLATGEEIYDVPGIRHVHPNGTLQIFNFLPSSFSKLIHDNTYYCTAENPSGKIRSQDVHIKAVSREPYTVRVADQKAMRGSVAVFKCIIPASVEAYVTVVSWEKDTVSLNSGQRYLITSTGALYILDVLPEDGLNNYRCTTRHRYTGETRQSNSARLIVSDPTNAEPGILDGFDQREVMINHRVELPCKASGYPAPKYRWLKDNSPLEPDSRFRQTTTGLLIESTQPSDSGTYVCEVWNIYGNAEVMGRLYVKQPLKAVVSPRKVKGSVGSKVSLSCSVSGSDEYELSWYRNGEIIYPGNNVRFTGLNRENLIMEGMSKSDGGAYQCFARKAKMSAQDFVQVILEDGTPKILSSFSEKVVNPNEPVFLVCNVKGTPPPRCSWSLDDDPVIKDAHHHLGHYETHEGHVVSQLNVTHTQVQDGGVYRCTCSNSAGVVYHQARINVRGRANIRPMKNITAIAGGDAFVHCRVIGYPYYSIKWYKNSALLPFNHRQRAFENNGTLKLSNVQQVDAGEYNCKVMVQPNKMDSQSVHLRVRVPPYIQPFEFQRFTIGQRVFIPCVVMSGDRPLDITWQKDGRPIPVSLGVTVDNIDFTSSLRISNLTPDHNGNYTCVARNEAAAVEHQSQLIVRVPPQFVVQPEDQDGIYGKTVTLNCSAEGYPPPTIVWEHSKGAGVPQFQPIQLNSGSRVQLLSNGSLLIKHVLEDDSGFYLCKVSNDVGADVSKSMYLTVKIPAMITSYPNTTLATQGEEKKMSCIAHGEKPIMVRWEKEERIINPETSRYVVTVKEVADEVVSTLVIMPTVREDSGFFSCHAINSFGEDRGIIQLTVQEPPDPPEVEIREVKDRTIALRWTMGFDGNSPITGYDIECKNKSASWLSAQVTKDVSPQLNQATIIDLHPSSTYNIRMVAKNIIGNSNPSNELTITTDEAAPDGPPQDVTLDPTSPQSIKVSWKPPQKHLQNGVIRGFQVGYREYSPGGGHQFIIISLDTTGDATESIVLDNLKKFTQYSVVVQAANRAGTGPSSQQVVTKTLEDVPSRPPENVLAVAKSPEVISLSWMPLPREALNGNLQGYRVIYWANLPDGELGEIRNVTTNQPSLELDGLEKYTNYSIQVLAFTNAGDGVRSEQIYVRTKEDVPGPPAGVKAAASSSSVVFVSWLPPLKLNGIIRKYIVFCSNLHPMVIVMSEFEASPDAYFYRIPNLARNRQYSIWVVAVTAAGHGNNSEKITVEPLAKAPARILTFNGTVTTPWMKDIVLPCKAVGDPPPTIKWLKGNTNGTPTPVLVDGRRSVHGNGSFIIRTVKAEDSGNYSCVAGNNWGSDEITLNLQVQVPPDQPRLTVTKTTTTSITLSWIPGDNGGSSIRGYILQYSEDNSEQWGSFPISPSERSYRLENLKCGTWYKFTLTAQNAVGPGRISEIIEAKTHGKEPQFAKDHELFTSINSTRARLNLVGWNNGGCPITSFILEYRAVDSATWTTAQRTSLTKSYVLYDLQEATWYELQMKVTNSAGSAEKRITFATLNADGSTIPPLLKTGDPVSDNMSGSGGLKMVVTITSVLVVAVLVFIMLMVLKRRRREQRLKRLRDAKSLAEMLMSKNTRTPDTVNKQQQTLRMHIDIPRAQLLIEERDTMETIDDRSTVLLTDNDFGETNKQKSSTVTHTVHYQSLSQATGPLVDVSDARPGTSESHHHPTARRTAKAGPVAARSRYASQWTLNRPHPTSSSHTLTTDWRLPTPRATGSVDKESDSYSVSPSQDTDRARSSMVSTESASSTYEELARAYEHAKMEEQLRHAKFTITECFISDTSSEQMTAGTNDYTDSLTSSTPSESGICRFTASPPKPQDVSRVMTMAVPKAHRPGGELVHLPPYLRMDFLLNRGVPLAARGGGVSSSSSSGGGGGGGGGAGGAGATGETRGVGGGGGAMGQTCLEPQRSRTLKRPPPMEPTPMEVPSPREVQQWQPGTASTLPHRDARERGEARGEVRAEAPSSGDLAQAQAAKLSTSQESLLDSRGHLKQSNNPYAKSYTLV; translated from the exons gACAAAGATATCTCATCACATCCACGGGGGCCTTGTACATTCTGGACGTGCTGCCTGAGGATGGGCTGAATAACTACCGCTGCACCACACGCCACCGCTACACCGGCGAGACCCGGCAGAGCAACAGCGCGCGCCTCATTGTGTCAG ACCCCACCAATGCTGAGCCAGGCATCCTGGATGGCTTTGACCAGCGAGAGGTGATGATCAATCATCGGGTGGAGCTGCCCTGTAAGGCCTCGGGCTACCCGGCGCCCAAGTACCGCTGGCTGAAGGACAACAGCCCCCTGGAGCCTGACAGTCGCTTTCGCCAGACCACCACGGGGCTTCTGATAGAGAGCACGCAGCCCAGTGACTCTGGGACGTATGTTTGTGAAGTGTGGAACATTTACGGCAACGCTGAGGTGATGGGGCGCCTGTATGTCAAAC AGCCCTTGAAGGCGGTGGTCAGCCCTCGCAAGGTGAAAGGCAGCGTGGGTAGCAAGGTGTCTCTGTCTTGCAGCGTGAGCGGCTCAGACGAGTATGAGCTGTCGTGGTACCGCAACGGCGAGATCATCTACCCCGGCAACAACGTGCGCTTCACCGGGCTGAACCGGGAGAACCTCATCATGGAGGGCATGTCGAAGAGCGACGGCGGAGCCTATCAGTGCTTCGCCAGGAAGGCCAAGATGTCTGCACAGGACTTTGTGCAAGTCATCCTCGAAG ACGGCACACCCAAGATCCTGTCCTCCTTCAGCGAGAAGGTGGTGAACCCCAACGAGCCCGTCTTCCTGGTGTGCAACGTCAAGGGCACGCCGCCCCCCCGGTGCTCCTGGTCGCTGGACGACGACCCCGTCATCAAAGACGCGCACCACCACCTGGGCCACTACGAGACCCACGAGGGCCACGTGGTCAGCCAGCTGAACGTCACGCACACCCAGGTGCAGGACGGCGGGGTGTACCGGTGCACGTGCAGCAACTCGGCCGGGGTTGTGTACCACCAGGCTCGAATAAACGTAAGAG GTCGCGCAAACATTCGCCCAATGAAAAACATCACGGCGATCGCCGGGGGGGACGCGTTCGTCCACTGCCGCGTGATCGGCTACCCTTACTACTCCATCAAGTGGTACAAGAACTCGGCACTGCTCCCGTTCAACCACCGACAGCGAGCCTTCGAGAACAACGGCACGCTGAAGCTGAGCAACGTGCAGCAGGTGGACGCTGGCGAGTACAACTGCAAGGTGATGGTCCAGCCCAACAAGATGGACTCCCAGAGCGTCCATCTTCGAGTGAGAG TGCCTCCCTACATTCAGCCCTTTGAGTTCCAGCGATTCACCATCGGCCAACGTGTCTTCATCCCCTGCGTGGTCATGTCGGGTGACCGCCCGCTGGACATCACCTGGCAGAAAGACGGACGGCCCATCCCCGTCAGCCTGGGCGTGACCGTGGACAACATCGACTTCACCAGCTCGTTGAGAATCTCCAACCTCACGCCCGACCACAACGGCAACTACACCTGCGTCGCCCGCAACGAGGCTGCTGCAGTGGAGCACCAGAGTCAGCTCATTGTTCGAG TTCCTCCTCAGTTTGTGGTTCAGCCCGAGGACCAAGATGGGATCTATGGGAAAACTGTGACTCTGAACTGCTCAGCTGAAGGCTACCCTCCACCCACCATCGTATGGGAGCACTCCAAAG GCGCCGGCGTTCCCCAGTTTCAGCCCATCCAGCTGAACAGCGGATCTCGCGTGCAGCTGCTGAGCAACGGCTCGCTGCTGATCAAACACGTGCTGGAAGACGACAGCGGCTTCTACCTGTGTAAGGTCAGCAACGACGTGGGAGCCGATGTCAGCAAGTCCATGTACCTCACCGTGAAAA TCCCGGCCATGATCACCTCCTACCCCAACACCACGCTGGCCACGCAGGGCGAGGAGAAGAAGATGAGCTGCATCGCTCACGGGGAGAAACCCATCATGGTGCGCTGGGAGAAAGAAGAACGCATCATCAACCCGGAGACCAGCCGCTACGTGGTCACCGTCAAGGAGGTGGCCGACGAAGTCGTCTCGACGCTCGTG ATTATGCCAACCGTGCGTGAGGACTCTGGTTTCTTCTCCTGTCACGCCATCAACTCCTTCGGCGAGGACCGAGGCATCATACAGCTGACGGTGCAAG AACCACCCGACCCTCCAGAGGTGGAGATCCGCGAGGTGAAAGATCGGACCATAGCCCTCCGCTGGACCATGGGCTTTGACGGCAACAGCCCCATCACAGGATATGATATCGAATGCAAGAACAAATCAG CCTCGTGGCTATCAGCCCAGGTGACCAAAGACGTGTCACCGCAGCTCAACCAGGCCACAATTATTgacctccacccttcctccacCTACAACATCCGCATGGTCGCCAAGAACATCATCGGCAACAGCAACCCTAGCAACGAGCTCACCATCACCACTGATGAAGCAG CTCCTGACGGCCCGCCGCAGGATGTCACTCTGGATCCCACCTCCCCACAGAGCATCAAAGTGTCCTGGAAG CCTCCTCAGAAGCACCTGCAGAACGGTGTGATCCGCGGCTTCCAGGTGGGCTACAGGGAGTATAGCCCTGGTGGAGGCCAccagttcatcatcatcagcctgGACACCACAGGAGACGCCACGGAGAGCATCGTGCTGGACAACCTGAAGAAGTTCACTCAGTACAGCGTGGTGGTGCAGGCTGCCAACAGGGCCGGCACCGGGCCGTCCTCACAGCAAGTCGTCACCAAAACCCTGGAGGATG TGCCGTCCCGGCCACCGGAAAACGTCCTGGCTGTGGCGAAGTCCCCCGAGGTCATCTCGCTCTCCTGGATGCCTCTACCCAGAGAGGCTCTCAATGGAAACCTGCAGGGATACAGAGTCATCTACTGGGCCAACCTGCCCGACGGAG AACTGGGAGAAATCCGGAATGTGACCACCAACCAGCCGTCTCTGGAGCTGGACGGATTGGAGAAGTACACCAATTACAGCATCCAGGTCTTAGCCTTCACCAACGCCGGAGACGGGGTCCGCAGTGAACAGATCTACGTTCGCACTAAAGAGGACG TTCCTGGTCCTCCTGCGGGGGTGAAGGCTGCCGCATCCAGCAGCTCTGTGGTGTTTGTCTCCTGGCTTCCTCCCCTCAAACTCAACGGCATCATCAGGAAATACATCGTCTTCTGCTCTAACCTGCATCCCATGGTAATA GTGATGAGCGAGTTTGAGGCGTCTCCGGATGCGTATTTCTACAGGATCCCCAACCTGGCTCGAAACAGGCAGTACAGTATCTGGGTGGTGGCTGTGACGGCTGCCGGACACGGCAACAACAGTGAGAAGATCACAGTGGAGCCTCTGGCCAAAG CTCCGGCCAGGATTCTGACGTTCAATGGAACGGTGACCACTCCCTGGATGAAGGACATCGTTTTGCCGTGCAAGGCTGTCGGAGACCCTCCTCCCACCATCAAGTGGCTCAAGGGAAA CACCAATGGAACCCCCACACCCGTCCTTGTGGACGGGCGGCGCAGCGTCCATGGCAACGGCAGCTTCATCATCCGCACGGTGAAAGCAGAGGATTCTGGGAACTACAGCTGTGTGGCCGGCAACAACTGGGGGTCGGATGAGATCACGCTGAACCTGCAGGTCCAAG TCCCTCCTGATCAGCCGCGCCTCACAGTTACCAAGACAACCACCACATCAATCACATTGTCATGGATACCTGGAGACAACGGAGGGAGCTCCATCAGAG GTTACATCCTGCAGTACTCAGAGGACAACAGTGAGCAGTGGGGCAGTTTTCCCATCAGCCCCAGCGAGCGCTCCTACCGCTTGGAGAATCTGAAGTGCGGCACCTGGTACAAATTCACTCTGACGGCCCAGAATGCAGTGGGGCCGGGGCGCATCAGTGAGATCATTGAAGCCAAGACCCACGGGAAAG AGCCGCAGTTTGCCAAAGATCACGAACTCTTCACCAGCATCAACTCCACCAGGGCCAGGCTCAACCTGGTCGGCTGGAACAACGGCGGCTGTCCGATCACCTCCTTCATACTGGAGTACCGAGCGGTGGACTCGGCCACCTGGACCACCGCCCAGCGCACGTCGCTGACCAAGAGCTACGTCCTGTACGACTTGCAGGAGGCCACCTGGTACGAACTGCAGATGAAGGTCACCAACAGCGCCGGCTCGGCGGAAAAGAGGATCACCTTCGCCACTCTCAATGCAGACGGAA GTACCATCCCTCCCCTGCTGAAAACCGGAGACCCCGTCTCGGACAACATGTCCGGCAGCGGAGGTCTGAAGATGGTGGTGACCATCACCTCCGTCCTGGTGGTGGCCGTCCTGGTCTTCATCATGCTCATGGTGCtgaagaggagacggagagagcagAGGCTCAAGAGACTCcgag ATGCCAAAAGCCTGGCAGAAATGCTGATGAG TAAGAACACGCGGACTCCAGACACGGTgaacaagcagcagcagacacTCAGAATGCACATCGACATCCCCAGAGCCCAGCTGCTCATCGAGGAGAGGGACACCATGGAGACGATCG ATGACAGGTCCACCGTGCTGTTGACAGACAACGACTTCGGGGAGACGAATAAGCAAAAGTCCTCCACAGTGACCCACACAGTCCACTACCAGTCTCTGTCCCAGGCCACTGGACCACTGGTGGACGTGTCCGACGCCAGGCCTGGAACCAGTGAGTCCCACCACC ATCCCACTGCCAGACGCACTGCCAAAGCGGGTCCCGTGGCGGCACGCAGCCGCTACGCCAGCCAGTGGACCCTCAACCGGCCCCACCCCACCAGCTCCTCGCACACGCTGACCACGGACTGGAGGCTGCCCACGCCGCGCGCCACCGGATCCGTGGACAAGGAGAGCGACAGCTACAGCGTCAGCCCCTCTCAGGATACAG ATCGCGCGCGGAGCAGCATGGTGTCGACGGAGAGCGCGTCCTCCACCTACGAGGAGCTGGCCAGGGCCTACGAGCACGCCAAGATGGAGGAGCAGCTCCGCCACGCCAAGTTCACCATCACCGAGTGCTTCATTTCCGACACGTCGTCGGAGCAGATGACGGCAGGGACCAACGACTACACCGACAGCCTGACCTCCAGCACGCCGTCCGAGTCGGGCATCTGCCGCTTCACCGCCTCGCCGCCCAAACCTCAGGATGTCAGTCGGGTCATGACCATGGCGGTGCCCAAGGCACACAGACCTG GAGGAGAGCTGGTCCACTTGCCGCCTTACCTACGCATGGACTTCCTGTTGAATCGCGGCGTGCCACTGGCGGCCCGAGGCGGAggggtcagcagcagcagcagcagtggaggaggaggaggaggaggaggaggtgcaggtggagctggTGCTACGGGGGAGACAAGAggagtgggtggaggaggaggagccatgGGCCAGACCTGCCTGGAGCCCCAGAGGAGCCGTACACTGAAGAGGCCCCCCCCCATGGAGCCCACCCCCATGGAAGTGCCGTCACCCAGGGAGGTGCAGCAGTGGCAGCCGGGGActgcctccaccctcccccacaGGGATGCccgggagaggggggaggccCGGGGGGAGGTCCGGGCAGAGGCCCCCTCCTCGGGAGACCTCGCTCAAGCACAGGCTGCCAAGCTCAGCACCTCCCAGGAGTCCCTGCTGGACTCCAGAGGACACctgaaacaaagcaacaaccCCTATGCCAAGTCTTACACTCTGGTATAA